The stretch of DNA GAAAGCAATTGCGTATTCTGGAGTCTCCTTTCTTTCAAAAAGTTTCCAGTCGCACTGCAAAGGAACAGGATACGAAAATTTTTTCTTACCCCAAACAAATAGGAAACACACTTTGGAGTCTATATCTTCGAGAGTGTACAATAACTCAATATCTAAAAAAAATACTATCGCACTAAATGAATTAAGAAAATCAGATCAGATAAAAACTTTTATGAATGTAGGAATCCAAATTGATAAAGATTTTTTTTCATCCACTGTTCGTGGTTTTGTATTAAAAGAGTCTGATACGCTTCCATTGGACAAATTCCTCAATTCTTTGAAAACCCCTGCAATCAAAAAAGAGTTGAAAAAAGAATTACACATCTCACAAAAAGAATGGAAAAAATTGCTATCTACAATTCATCCTTCCTGAATTTTAGATTTTCCTTGACTAAAAAATACAAATCAAAATTTTCTATCTATGCTAAAAGAAGCAAGTGACTTAATTCGAGATGAAGATCTGACAATCGCTCCTTATGGAGTGAAAAGCTCATATTCAGGTGGAAGAATTTACCCAGAGAAAGAGCATATATACAGACTCCCATTTCAAAGAGACAAAGATAGAATCGTTCACTCCAGAGCATTCAAAAGACTTGAATACAAAACCCAAGTTTTTATTAATTCGGAAGGAGACAACTACAGAACAAGACTCACTCATACATTAGAAGTTGCAGGAATTTCAGGGACTATAGCAACGTCTCTCGGACTGAATATACACCTCAGCGAGTGCATTGCCTTGGCTCACGACTTAGGGCACACTCCATTTGGCCATGCAGGTCAAGATATTTTATCTGAATTGATGAAACCTTATGGTGGATTTGAACACAATAAACAATCTCTAAGAATTGTTCAGAAATTAGAAAACCGATACCCAAACTTTCCGGGACTGAATCTTACAATAAAAACCCTCCAAGGAATTATGAAACACGGCGGGGACTATGAACTCTCCGATGTCAACTTAGATCGCAATGAAGAAGGTCCAAGTCTTGAATCTTTGGTGACTGACTACGCTGATGAAATTGCTTACAATTCTCACGACATAGAAGACGGTATCGAAAAAAATCTTATTTCTCTCTCAAGTCTAAACTCTTTGGATATATGGAAAAGAAATTTCTCCACAGCACAAAGCTCATCCAAATCAAAAGATGAGATTCTAATCGTAAGAGGATGCATCAGGCAAATCTTAAATGAAATGACTACAGACTTATTATTGGAAACAGAAAAAAGGATTCAAAAATATAAAATTTTTTCTACGGCAGATTTAACGAGATCTTGGAAAGCAAAAGAAAAAATTGTTTCCTATTCCAAAAATATGCAATCGGATGTAATTGCATTAAAAAAGTTTCTACTCGAAAACCTATATAAACATGCTGAAGTTCTCAAAATGACAAGAAAGGGGCAAAATATCATTGAAAAACTTTTTTTCTATTATTCTAAATTCCCTGAAAAAATGCCAAAATCCTACCTCGATAAAATTTCAGAAGAAGGAACTCATAGAATTGTCTCGGACTATATCGCCGGTATGACAGACCGTTATGCGGAATCTGTTTTTGATAACTTATAATATCCATTCAAAAATCCCTATCACTTGCCTTTCGCATTTAGTGTAGTTTTTGCACTTTTCGTGTTAAAATGTGGGATCTCCAATTCGGAGGACAAATAGACTGAGGTCTGAGGTCGGAAATAGTGGAGGTAGAATCTTTGCATATAGGTTTATCTTTTAGGATGAGGTTTTGAGCTTACGCTTTTAGTGCAGATTTTACACTTTTCGTGCGAAAATGTGGGATCTCCACTCTTTTCAGTAAAGTGCATGTTTTATACCAATTGTGAACCTTTTATGCAAAAATATGGGAACTCCACTTTTTGGGGGGATTAAAAAAAATTACACCTTTAGTGCAAATTTAGGACTTTTTATGTAAAAGCTAAAAAAATTTTCTAAAAAATGCAAAAATTTTTTTTCTAAAGCAAACTTTTTTTACCTTATAAAGGAGAGCAGAAAATTTTACTTTAAGGAGAAATTTATGAACCCACAAAAATTTACAGAAACCCAATCGAGCTTGCTTGTTCCAGCAAAATATATGGACGAGTTCAATAGAAGAACGACGGGTTTTTCGAGACGAAAATATTTGCACGCATTGCTGAACAGATACAGAAATGTGATTCTTTGGGGGACTTTTGAGAAGATGGAGAGGGTAAAGAAAGCGTATCAAGAAGTCGGGCAAAATTTGCAGAAGAAGAATTTTACCCCAAATAACGAGGACTGGATTGAGCTTGGCATTCTTGCAGACTGGCTTGGCACCACAAAGACAGCTCTTTTTACTCTTTTGTTAGTGCTTGACCTTGCCGAATGGGACATAATTCTCCCCAGTCGATTCTTCGAGAATGGAGTTCCCACCCCGGTGACCACGATTGCGGGGGGATCTTACCTCTCCAAGAGAAAAACAACCCGATACAACAGACTGATACGACATAAACTGAAAAAATAAACGAGTCAAAACACCAAAAGAACAGACAAAAAAAAGCGATCCGTGCTGTGCATAAACTATTTAGTGAACTTTAGCAGTACCAATTTCTTCTGACAATCTTTTTTGCCCTTTGACATTTTTAATAATAATTCGATTAGCTTCATTCTCTTTTTGTATTCCAAGTTCGATTAGATTTTCCATTACAGTATGATCGATAAATTTTGAATTAGAAAAATCCAAAATAATATTTTTGTCTTGTGGGATATTGGCAATAGCCCTCCTCAAAAGTATGTAATTAGAAAAAGTTGCAGCGCCTGTAATGGAAATTACATTCGTTCCATTCTTTTCAACTTTTTTGTCGTGCTTTAATACAAACATTTCAGAAGGTGAGACTCCTTGAATAAACTGAACTAATATTTTTGTAAGAATCCCCATCCCTATGCCAACAAG from Leptospiraceae bacterium encodes:
- a CDS encoding DUF1564 family protein is translated as MNPQKFTETQSSLLVPAKYMDEFNRRTTGFSRRKYLHALLNRYRNVILWGTFEKMERVKKAYQEVGQNLQKKNFTPNNEDWIELGILADWLGTTKTALFTLLLVLDLAEWDIILPSRFFENGVPTPVTTIAGGSYLSKRKTTRYNRLIRHKLKK
- a CDS encoding deoxyguanosinetriphosphate triphosphohydrolase, yielding MLKEASDLIRDEDLTIAPYGVKSSYSGGRIYPEKEHIYRLPFQRDKDRIVHSRAFKRLEYKTQVFINSEGDNYRTRLTHTLEVAGISGTIATSLGLNIHLSECIALAHDLGHTPFGHAGQDILSELMKPYGGFEHNKQSLRIVQKLENRYPNFPGLNLTIKTLQGIMKHGGDYELSDVNLDRNEEGPSLESLVTDYADEIAYNSHDIEDGIEKNLISLSSLNSLDIWKRNFSTAQSSSKSKDEILIVRGCIRQILNEMTTDLLLETEKRIQKYKIFSTADLTRSWKAKEKIVSYSKNMQSDVIALKKFLLENLYKHAEVLKMTRKGQNIIEKLFFYYSKFPEKMPKSYLDKISEEGTHRIVSDYIAGMTDRYAESVFDNL